The proteins below are encoded in one region of Streptomyces roseirectus:
- a CDS encoding phosphoribosyltransferase, with translation MTDVRENLTYDRFGAAVRELAQTIADDGYEPDIVLSIARGGVFVAGGLAYALDCKNIHLVNVEFYTGVGTTLEMPVMLAPVPNVIDFSDKKVLITDDVADTGKTLKLVRDFCLDTVAEVRSAVIYEKSHSLVKCDYVWKRTDDWINFPWSVEPPVVKRSGQVLDA, from the coding sequence ATGACAGACGTACGTGAGAACCTGACCTACGACCGCTTCGGCGCCGCCGTCCGCGAACTGGCCCAGACCATCGCCGACGACGGGTACGAGCCGGACATCGTCCTGTCCATCGCCCGCGGCGGCGTCTTCGTCGCCGGCGGCCTGGCGTACGCGCTGGACTGCAAGAACATCCACCTGGTGAACGTCGAGTTCTACACCGGCGTCGGGACGACCCTCGAAATGCCGGTCATGCTGGCCCCCGTCCCCAACGTCATCGACTTCTCCGACAAGAAGGTACTGATCACGGACGACGTCGCCGACACCGGCAAGACCCTCAAACTGGTCCGCGACTTCTGCCTCGACACCGTCGCCGAGGTCCGCAGCGCCGTCATCTACGAGAAGTCCCACTCCCTCGTGAAGTGCGACTACGTCTGGAAGCGCACGGACGACTGGATCAACTTCCCCTGGTCCGTTGAACCCCCGGTGGTGAAGCGGTCGGGGCAGGTGCTCGACGCCTGA
- a CDS encoding ATP-binding protein has protein sequence MHEYMSRVRVWGLSCPGIPEEVGRARRWTRDVLRGSPFVDDAELIVSELSANAILHTASGLEAGSFHLALAVSEQVVAVSVTDHGRTGTAPKAEHQEQDAEHGRGLEMVSAIAHRVVVHRSGQGHTVTAELYAAPSPAEHIARSMSVGHLNGHPSESNNKRS, from the coding sequence ATGCACGAGTATATGAGTCGAGTCCGGGTCTGGGGGCTCAGTTGCCCAGGAATTCCGGAGGAAGTTGGTCGCGCCCGGCGATGGACTCGGGATGTTCTGCGCGGATCGCCGTTCGTCGATGACGCCGAGCTGATCGTCAGCGAACTGAGCGCGAACGCGATCCTGCACACCGCCAGCGGGCTGGAGGCCGGGAGCTTCCACCTCGCGCTTGCGGTCTCGGAACAGGTCGTCGCGGTCTCCGTGACCGACCACGGCAGGACCGGGACGGCACCGAAGGCCGAGCACCAGGAGCAGGACGCCGAGCACGGGCGAGGGCTGGAGATGGTCAGCGCGATCGCTCATCGGGTCGTCGTGCACCGGAGCGGGCAGGGCCACACGGTCACTGCCGAGTTGTACGCGGCGCCTTCCCCAGCTGAACACATCGCACGGTCGATGTCAGTCGGCCATCTCAATGGCCACCCAAGTGAGTCGAATAACAAGAGGAGTTGA
- a CDS encoding KAP family P-loop NTPase fold protein translates to MTDSAHGDGSQSALFAGDDPILNSDDDLLNRSRLAVAIADEVQEMNADRGAVVAITGKWGTGKTSLLNLTANILQEKETIQVIEFNPWFFSGTDQLIRFFFDEMTRQLRSERSGKKRLKDATANIAEKFSKYSTSLSPVKFIPVAGQILDVAQKTAEGVSQALTASIHDQRIEISEALTKLDGRIVVLIDDIDRLTRQEIRDLFRLVRLNGSFPNVVYLLCFDRSVVESALGEEGLNGAAYLEKIVKTSVEVPPAADEALASVLRTGMLTALSNVPLTASGENRFPDVFWQVVRPLFHTVRDVKRFLSSLTLTVRSAADEVALPDLVALEAIRVMRPSAHDLIAQNVRALTAVYGWQTETRNQSILDADAEVVTALQAELPDDTGRALIRYVFPAAQVHTENMWHGNDSLQAWRRDRRVAHATVLKYYLHRELPSGAAPSSQVDSIVYAAGDDEAFRNALAAVPDHHLEDALDRFLSHVDTIDSSRIPPVVVALLDLLSRFSEESSGMLDVGRDYTALRPSKKLMQRVEPANADLVARTIYQATKSPYARLRFLSLVGKRQHSEGQIITPELETELRANLQEYLKSAPADALRTERELLRTVVQVIDCDAESGELAIASADSSEVTARLLETALSPSRSNMIGSVVVNSEDRLAWEPLISVYGGESRLSSAVEQLKESLAGQEIGSRLQRAITAFDLYSTGWRPDEF, encoded by the coding sequence ATGACTGATTCAGCCCACGGCGACGGAAGCCAATCGGCCCTCTTTGCAGGCGATGACCCAATTCTCAACTCCGACGATGACCTTCTGAACCGGTCACGCCTGGCAGTAGCCATAGCCGACGAAGTGCAAGAGATGAATGCCGATCGCGGCGCCGTAGTGGCAATTACTGGCAAGTGGGGCACCGGAAAGACATCGCTACTAAATCTGACCGCGAATATCCTGCAGGAAAAGGAAACCATACAGGTCATTGAGTTCAACCCTTGGTTCTTCTCGGGAACCGATCAACTAATCCGCTTCTTTTTCGATGAAATGACCAGGCAACTAAGAAGCGAACGGAGCGGAAAGAAGCGACTCAAGGATGCTACCGCAAATATTGCAGAGAAGTTCAGCAAGTATTCGACATCCCTATCGCCCGTCAAATTCATACCAGTGGCTGGGCAAATACTTGACGTAGCACAGAAGACCGCGGAAGGAGTATCTCAGGCTCTCACTGCAAGTATCCATGACCAAAGAATCGAAATATCTGAGGCCTTGACTAAGCTGGACGGGAGAATCGTCGTCCTAATCGACGATATTGACCGCCTCACACGCCAGGAGATTCGCGACCTCTTTCGCCTTGTCCGACTCAATGGATCCTTTCCCAACGTCGTTTACCTTCTGTGCTTCGACAGGAGCGTGGTAGAAAGCGCATTGGGCGAAGAAGGACTTAACGGGGCTGCCTACCTTGAGAAGATCGTAAAGACGTCCGTTGAAGTGCCGCCGGCCGCAGACGAGGCATTGGCTTCTGTCCTTCGCACAGGAATGCTTACAGCTCTCTCCAATGTACCGCTAACGGCCTCGGGTGAGAACCGCTTCCCTGACGTGTTCTGGCAAGTGGTGAGACCTCTTTTCCACACAGTTAGGGACGTCAAAAGATTCTTGTCGTCTCTCACGCTTACAGTTCGCTCTGCGGCTGACGAGGTGGCCCTTCCGGACCTCGTGGCCCTCGAAGCAATCCGAGTAATGAGGCCGTCCGCACACGACCTAATCGCTCAGAACGTTCGCGCGCTCACGGCGGTCTACGGCTGGCAAACGGAAACACGCAACCAATCAATCTTGGATGCCGATGCCGAAGTCGTGACAGCCCTCCAAGCGGAGCTGCCAGATGACACTGGGCGGGCCCTGATTCGGTACGTCTTTCCGGCAGCCCAGGTTCACACAGAAAACATGTGGCACGGAAATGATTCCCTGCAAGCATGGCGCCGCGATCGTCGAGTAGCCCACGCTACCGTTCTGAAGTATTACCTCCATCGCGAGCTGCCCTCGGGCGCCGCCCCAAGCAGCCAGGTGGACTCGATCGTTTACGCAGCCGGAGATGACGAGGCGTTCAGAAATGCCCTTGCGGCAGTCCCAGATCACCATCTCGAAGACGCTCTGGACCGCTTCCTATCCCATGTGGACACGATCGACAGTAGCCGCATCCCGCCAGTCGTAGTGGCGCTTCTGGACTTGCTCTCCCGGTTCAGCGAGGAATCATCTGGCATGCTCGATGTTGGCCGCGATTACACCGCACTTCGGCCGTCGAAAAAACTAATGCAACGAGTCGAACCCGCGAATGCGGATCTGGTGGCGCGGACCATCTATCAAGCCACCAAAAGTCCGTACGCCCGTCTCAGGTTTCTCTCTTTGGTGGGGAAGCGGCAGCATTCGGAGGGGCAAATCATCACCCCGGAGCTTGAGACAGAACTTCGAGCCAACCTACAGGAGTACTTGAAGTCGGCGCCCGCGGATGCATTGCGCACAGAGAGAGAGTTGCTGCGGACTGTGGTTCAAGTGATCGACTGCGATGCCGAGTCAGGCGAGCTTGCTATCGCGTCAGCCGATTCTTCTGAAGTAACAGCCAGACTCCTCGAAACGGCGCTCTCTCCCAGCAGGAGCAATATGATTGGAAGTGTAGTAGTAAACTCTGAGGATAGACTCGCCTGGGAACCGCTAATTTCTGTCTATGGCGGCGAGAGTCGACTATCTTCTGCGGTCGAACAGCTCAAAGAATCCCTCGCAGGTCAAGAAATTGGGTCGCGCCTTCAAAGAGCTATTACTGCTTTCGATCTCTATTCGACCGGTTGGAGACCGGACGAATTCTGA
- a CDS encoding IS630 family transposase (programmed frameshift), producing MRYAQGGGLTAERRAFRERLRMEAADRFVRGEETAVIARDLRVTTRSVQRWRKAWNENGLPSLASKGPASVPLLSDELFAVLERELDRGPVAHGWPDQTWTLSRIKTLIGRRFHKSYTVQGVAVLLKRHGWTCQVPARRAVERDEQAVRLGEGNLAAGGRMRAARDAWLVFEDEAGFTLTPPTTRTWARRGHTPVVHVRGRSRRRLSVAALLCYKPGHPTRLIHRPRADPRRDGRKSFAWTDYRDLLQAAHQQLGGNMVLVWDNLNTHLAAGMRRYITDRDWLTAYQLPSYAPDLNPVEGIWSVLRRTTLANRAFADPHELITAVRRGLRQLQYRSNVLDGCLSGTGLPWPHYNDTTH from the exons ATGAGGTATGCGCAGGGCGGTGGCCTGACCGCCGAGCGGCGGGCGTTTCGGGAGCGGTTGCGCATGGAGGCCGCCGACCGCTTTGTCCGCGGTGAGGAGACGGCCGTGATCGCCCGGGACCTGCGGGTCACCACTCGCTCGGTGCAGCGGTGGCGGAAGGCCTGGAACGAGAACGGACTGCCGTCCCTGGCGTCCAAGGGGCCGGCCTCGGTGCCGTTGCTGAGCGACGAGCTGTTCGCGGTGCTGGAGAGAGAGCTGGACAGGGGCCCGGTCGCGCATGGCTGGCCGGACCAGACCTGGACCCTGTCGAGGATCAAGACGCTGATCGGCCGCCGCTTCCACAAGAGTTACACCGTCCAGGGAGTGGCGGTCCTGCTCAAGCGGCACGGCTGGACCTGCCAGGTTCCCGCCCGCCGCGCGGTGGAACGGGACGAGCAGGCGGTG CGGCTGGGGGAAGGAAACCTGGCCGCAGGTGGAAGGATGCGGGCGGCACGCGACGCCTGGCTCGTCTTCGAGGACGAGGCCGGCTTCACGCTGACGCCGCCCACCACCCGCACTTGGGCCCGCCGCGGCCATACCCCCGTGGTGCACGTCCGTGGCCGCTCCCGGCGCCGCCTGTCGGTCGCCGCCCTGCTCTGCTACAAACCCGGTCATCCCACCCGACTGATCCACCGGCCGCGGGCCGACCCCCGCCGCGACGGGCGCAAGTCCTTCGCCTGGACCGACTACCGCGACCTTCTCCAGGCCGCTCACCAGCAGCTCGGCGGAAACATGGTGCTGGTCTGGGACAACCTCAACACCCACCTCGCAGCCGGTATGCGCCGCTACATCACCGACCGCGACTGGCTCACCGCCTACCAACTGCCCTCCTACGCGCCCGACCTCAACCCGGTCGAGGGCATCTGGTCCGTCCTGCGGCGCACCACCCTGGCCAACCGAGCCTTCGCCGATCCCCACGAACTGATCACCGCTGTCCGCCGGGGCCTACGCCAACTGCAGTACCGCAGCAACGTGCTCGACGGCTGCCTCAGCGGGACCGGCCTGCCCTGGCCTCACTACAACGACACCACGCATTGA
- a CDS encoding GntR family transcriptional regulator: MSPSLPSGLLGTLDPTSDRAVFRQIADQLREAIDRGRFREGEKLPSEAELVDHFGVSRMTVRNSFSILQGEGLVHAEHGKGVFVRPRPPVRRLASDRFTRRHREQGKSAFIVEADTVGGHPQVDSLEVKEIKASPDISARLGSVRRVLSRYRRYLLDGRPVEFATSYLPLDIARGTQIAEPNPGPGGIYARLEDLGHRLDHFDEEIRSRMPSPAEVKTLNLAAGVPVFHLIRTAYDTEGRAVEVCDTVMASDAYVLSYRLPAT; this comes from the coding sequence ATGAGCCCTTCCCTCCCTTCGGGCCTCCTCGGCACGCTCGATCCGACGAGCGACCGGGCGGTTTTCAGGCAGATCGCTGACCAACTTCGCGAGGCCATCGACCGTGGCCGTTTCAGGGAAGGCGAGAAGCTGCCCTCGGAAGCTGAGCTGGTCGACCACTTCGGCGTCTCCCGCATGACGGTCCGCAACTCCTTCTCGATCCTCCAGGGCGAGGGCTTGGTCCACGCCGAACACGGCAAGGGCGTCTTCGTCCGCCCCCGCCCACCCGTCCGCCGCCTCGCCTCGGACCGCTTCACCCGCCGCCACCGCGAGCAAGGCAAATCGGCGTTCATCGTCGAGGCGGACACCGTCGGCGGCCACCCCCAGGTCGACAGCCTCGAAGTCAAGGAGATCAAGGCCAGCCCGGACATCTCCGCCCGCCTCGGCTCCGTCCGCCGTGTCCTCTCCCGCTACCGCCGCTACCTCCTGGACGGCCGCCCGGTCGAGTTCGCGACGTCCTACCTCCCCCTCGACATCGCACGCGGCACCCAGATCGCCGAACCCAACCCCGGCCCCGGCGGCATCTACGCCCGCCTGGAAGACCTCGGCCACCGCCTGGACCACTTCGACGAAGAGATCCGCTCCCGCATGCCCTCACCCGCCGAAGTGAAGACCCTCAACCTCGCCGCCGGCGTCCCGGTCTTCCACCTGATCCGCACCGCCTACGACACCGAAGGCCGCGCGGTCGAAGTCTGCGACACAGTCATGGCCTCCGACGCGTACGTCCTCTCCTACCGACTCCCCGCCACGTGA
- the dcd gene encoding dCTP deaminase, translating into MLLSDKDIRAEIDAGRVRIDPYDESMVQPSSIDVRLDRFFRVFENHRYPHIDPSVEQADLTRLVEPEGDEPFILHPGEFVLASTYEVITLPDDLASRLEGKSSLGRLGLVTHSTAGFIDPGFSGHVTLELSNLATLPIKLWPGMKIGQLCMFRLSSPAEFPYGSERYGSRYQGQRGPTASRSFRSFHRTQV; encoded by the coding sequence GTGCTTCTCTCAGACAAGGACATCCGGGCCGAGATCGACGCCGGGCGGGTACGGATCGATCCCTACGACGAATCAATGGTGCAGCCGTCCAGCATCGACGTACGACTGGACCGGTTCTTCCGGGTGTTCGAGAACCACCGCTACCCGCACATCGACCCCTCGGTCGAGCAGGCGGACCTGACGAGACTCGTAGAACCTGAGGGGGACGAGCCGTTCATCCTCCACCCGGGGGAGTTCGTCCTCGCGTCCACCTACGAGGTGATCACTCTCCCGGACGACCTCGCCTCCCGTCTGGAGGGCAAGTCCTCCCTCGGCCGGCTGGGCCTCGTCACCCACTCCACCGCGGGTTTCATCGACCCCGGCTTCAGCGGCCACGTCACCCTCGAACTCTCCAACCTCGCCACGCTCCCCATCAAGCTGTGGCCGGGGATGAAGATCGGCCAGCTGTGCATGTTCCGCCTCAGCTCGCCCGCCGAGTTCCCCTACGGGAGCGAGCGGTACGGCTCCCGCTACCAGGGGCAGCGCGGCCCGACCGCCTCCCGCTCCTTCCGCAGCTTCCATCGGACCCAGGTATGA
- a CDS encoding NUDIX hydrolase → MSVAGVVVDDRGRGLLIQRRDNGKWEPPGGVLEREETIPEALQREVLEETGIKIALPATLTGVYKNMTGLIVSLVFRCEAADGTPTTGSETRALRWATREEVSELADEAYAIRVLDALDSASPPAVRAHDGVKLV, encoded by the coding sequence GTGAGCGTGGCCGGGGTCGTCGTTGATGACCGTGGCCGAGGCCTTCTGATCCAGCGGCGGGACAACGGGAAGTGGGAGCCGCCTGGGGGTGTCCTCGAACGCGAGGAGACCATTCCCGAGGCCCTTCAGCGCGAAGTCCTCGAAGAGACCGGCATCAAGATCGCGCTTCCCGCGACTCTGACCGGCGTCTACAAGAACATGACCGGGCTGATCGTCTCCCTGGTGTTCCGGTGCGAGGCGGCCGACGGTACCCCTACGACCGGGAGTGAGACCCGCGCGCTGCGGTGGGCCACTCGTGAGGAAGTCTCCGAGCTTGCCGATGAGGCATACGCGATCCGTGTTCTGGACGCGTTGGACTCGGCGTCGCCGCCTGCCGTTCGCGCACACGACGGCGTGAAACTCGTCTAA